DNA sequence from the Vicia villosa cultivar HV-30 ecotype Madison, WI linkage group LG3, Vvil1.0, whole genome shotgun sequence genome:
TTTTATTTCAAccaatttataagggaattttataagaggtcgagtttaataatagatatgttaaaccctaTGCCTCTTAATTTTTAATACCCTTAATAAATTTGAAGATGTggattatatcgggtaaattttggggtatgacaggaggaagtcagttttctgggacatgtaatttctaaagatggtattgctattgatcctacaaagatagaagcggtatctccgtgggaagctccgaagttagtgtcagaaattcgtagttttcttggtcttgcaggttactacaggaagtttatagaaggcttttcaaagttagcattgtcgttaactaaattaaccaggaagggtcaggcttttattaaggatgcaaaatgtgaagaaggattccaagagctgaagagtgTTAGaataagaattgttctgatcaatattcttagttttgatgataacaatgtatatgaattttgtataagacaatgtggtactctaatcctatgcattttccatttcaagaaatatatgatgagtatgcacaattcagcgcaagaagcactgactcagaaggttcaagtatgcaacatcagaacatgctcccgcaagacatcagaagatggtcaagcagaatcagaacatggtctattgaagcatcggaagaacttgagttcagaagcagaagcactgaagttcttatggtatcacactagaagcacttcaaagtcagaagacaagaagatgctctgcaccaagctatttgactctgatattcaaacgttgtatctacaaagatcagatcagaagcaagtacaagatggcaggctacgctgactgacaaaaggaacgctagaagctattaaaggcaaagtcagttaaagcaggaaaagcaaggctcgaggtagttgacaaaagagtgaaacattaaatgcaatgttgtacggatcacacaatgcattaaatgcgtcatcttctcaaaacgcctataaatagtgaagttctgatcagaagcaaggttaccaatttacgaacaactttttcaatcttgctgaaacgctgctgaatcaaaagctatcaaacttcatcttcaacctcacattacttttgtaatatcttagtgagatttaagcttagaacttaagagaaatatcacagttgtgattatagcttattaagaagcattgtaatactcttgtaagaatttgtttacattaatttgtaaaaggttcctagagtgatcaaggtgtgatcagaatactctagaagacttagaaggtatctaagtggaaaaccattgtaatcaaggttgattagtagattaaatccttaggtgaggtaaatcactccaagggggtggactgaagtagtttcgttaacaacgaaccaggataaaaatcattgtgcaattgtttttatcttaagagtttttaaagttacacttattcaaccccccccccccctttctaagtgtttttctatccttcaaagaggaggttgactagtgctcctatcttgattctaCCAAATCCGACAAAGTCGttcgtggtttattgtgatgcttcactgatgggtttaggggGTGTGCTGATGCAAAATCGACAAGTAGGATTATGTGATGATGATTACGccggagatagaattgaaagaaagagtacttctggaagttgtcaattccttggaaatcatctgatctcctggtacagtaagaagcaagctaccattgccctctctacaacaaaagcagaatatgttgctgctgctgtatgtagtacacagatgctctgaatgaagagtcagctagaagattatcagatatatgagagtaacattcctatattctgcgataatacttctgctatctaTTTATCTAAGAATCCGATCTTGCATTccaaggctaaacatattgagataaaacatcatttcattagggactatgttcagaagggtgttctatatttgaactttgttgatacagaccatcaatgggctgatatctttacaaaaccccttgttgaagataggtttaagttcattctgaagaatattagtatggatttatgcccagaatgagaagatgagaagttttgacgTATGGGttagttctgaaatgattttgttttatcttcttataagaagttctgatattgatcaattagaagttctgattctgttattactaacgtttcattatctaagttgattcagaatctcttttaaagcaaaacagcagTCACAGCTATTCCagaagttgaacacgtgttcactctatttggacaagcatgtgtgcaactgatgagacgccaccctaggtaaatgtgcaaatcatttcaaattttacgttatctctcctaacgtcacttttcattaaatgcatttcTTTCTCATTCTGTAACCTTGTCCATTCAAACACATATTGCATattatttcaaatccgtctctatataaacaCAGCTTcataacatttcatctctttacattctctctcttcactcattgttttttttcattcatctctctctttctcgttcttgcataaaccctagtttctgaagcttcagaaggcgTGTGTAGCAGAAGCTCCAGGTCCTCTTAAGCCTCTCAGGTCCTACGAAGAATTCTGGTTCTGTCCTCTCAGGTGCAGGCAATCTCTTGAAGAAAAAGAGTTTGTTGATGAACTTGAGGAAGTACAACCTCTTTCTATGGTGGTATGGAAGCCTCAGTTtcatgttctgactggagactttcagtttctattcaactggctaagggagaatccctctgagaaagcaccagatatggtatatccagaagttgaatacccatcagaagttgctggtcctacacctccaaggaatctggctgagatccTTCTGGCTCTGGCAAATTCTGATTCTGATATTCCtgctccagaatatgctgaaggtgcttctatgtcagaagttGCTGCTGAGactcaagatgctgagaatcatcctgctgagaaacttcctgttcaggaaaatcaagatgatgttctcatgatagatgctgctgttgagcatgctGTTCCTTTGAACgatagttgtgaagcttcttctgttggaccttctgttctggtgaacactatgaaggctcttcaacagaaccaagctgatcttgcttctcgtctggataagcatgaggaaactcACGAGGAATTCAGATCCTTTAGGAAGAACCAAACGGAAAGCACttatgagattcaaaaccttctggccaagatagcttctaagctaggctagtcgtagtctgttggtcttagttgttttcttttgtttttgcatccgtttcttgcatctgcttgtatcttctgatattttgttgaatcaatgaaatattatcttcttctctcatattgtttgtttttcatctgaatcttttatatgctttttgatgttatgacaaaaagggggagaaacgtgataattgatttggtttactatatcagttgctgggattaagtctcaacattcctaacattatttgcaagttttatGTCTTTGatgttttttgcaggattgaagatattctgaaaaagctcaacatgagaagcaaatacataaGGAAAAGCAAATCTATAAAGAAACATGTtcttggaatttgaagcaagcttagtgctgtgaagcttcaagatcagaagcaagaaggaagaatgttctgatattctcgtgatagaatatgctctaacacattcttatccgtcatatgttctgatacatattctttttaagaacttatcaaagtttgctctgataGTCTTTCTagcattgctctgatacatgttctttcttaaaagaatgttctgattcattcatgctctgacttttgtcgtctagtttgttctaaaacatttcaggatgtaaagatgctctgatgatgctctggtacattcaagaatgttctgatacagtcaagcatgctatgattcaagaagaaattcaaagctctgaagctgtcctatggaagcaagaagcagaagctctgaatgttctgaagttctagccAAATGTgaaagtctcgactgaaatggaaaatactcaaggaagtcttttatttataaattcttccagtatttatttcaaggggagattattaatctcaaggggagacatattcacacactatgttaatatgcttatgctataactgtgtaattgtctttagtcatctgatattctgatagcaaattcatataaattatatatgtttttgtcatcatcaaaaagggggagattgttagaacaagaattgttctgatcaatattcttagttttgatgataacaatgtatgtgaagtttgtataagacaatgtgatactctaatcctatgcattttctatttcaggaaatatatgatgagtatgcacaattcagcgcaagaagcactgactcagaaggttcaagtatgcaacatcagaacatgctctcgcaagacatcagaagacggTCAAGCAGAataagaacatggtctattgaagcatcagaagaacttgagttcagaagcagaagcactgaagttcttatggtatcacgctagaagcacttcaaagtcagaggacaagaagatgctctgcactaagatgtttgactctgatattcaaacgttatatctaCAAAtattagatcagaagcaagtacaagatggcagactacgctgcctgacaaaaggaacgttagaagctattaaaggcaaagtcagttaaagcaagaAAAGCAAggatcgaggtagttgacaaaagagtgaaacattaaatgcaatgttgtacggatcacgcaacgcattaaatgctcccaacggtcatcttctcaaaactcctataaatagtgaagttctgatcggAAGCAAGGGTACCATTTTACGAACAACTttttcaatcttgctgaaacgctgctgaatcaaaagctatcaaacttcatcttcaacctcacattacttttgtaatatcttagtgagatttaagcttagaacttaagagaaatatcacagttgtgattatagcttattaagaagcattgtaatactcttgtaagaatttgtttacattaatttgtaaaaggttcctagagtgatcaagatgtaatcagaatactctagaagacttagaaggtatctaagtggaaaaccattgtaatcaaggttgattagtggattaaatcctcaggtgaggtaaatcactccaatggggtggactggagtagttttgttaacaacgaaccaggataaaaatcattgtgcaattgtttttatcttaagagtttttaaagttacacttattcaaaccccctttctaagtgtttttctatccttcaaagaggaggttgactagtgctcctatcttgattctaCCGAATCCGACAAAGTCGttcgtggtttattgtgatgcttcactgatgggtttcgGGGGTGTGCTGATGCAAAATCGACAAGTAGTCGCgtatgcgtcaagacaactcaaagtacatgaaaggaattacccgactcatgatttagagttggcagctgtggtttttgttttgaagttatggcgatattatttgtatggttcgagattcgaggtgtttagtgatcataagagtctgaagtatctcttcgatcagaaggagGTAAATATGatgcagagaaggtggttagaattccttaaagactatgattttggtttgaattaccatcctggtaagacaaacgtagttgctgatgcattgagtaggaagactttgcacatgtctatgctaatggttagagaattggatttaatcgaacaattcagagatttgagtttggtatgtgaaggtactcctactagtattaacttgggtatgctaaagctgacaagtggtattcttgaagagattagagagggtcagaagactgatgttgGGTTGATTGATAAGATAACTTTGATTAACCatggtaaaggcggtgaattcagaatcgacgagaatggtatactgagatttggtgacagagtttgtgttcctgatgttgctaaACTTCGAAAaagtattctagaagaaggacaccgtagtgggttaagTATTCATCCTTGTGCTgccaagatgtaccatgatttgaaaaagttgttttggtggcctggattgaagaaagaaattgctgagtttgtgtattcttgtttgacttgtcagaagtcaaaaattgagcatcagaagccatctgggtttatgcaaccaatgtttattcctgaatggaagtgggatagcatatcaaaggattttgtttctggtttaccgagaactgtcaagaattgtgaagctatctgggttgtggtggacaggttaacgaagtctgcacattttataccggtaagaatggattatccgatggagaagctggctcagttgtatattgagaagatagttagtctacatggtattccgtcgagtatcgtgtcagacagatatccgagatttacgtctaagttctgggaaggtttgcagaaggctttgggtactaagctgagattgagttctgcttatcatccgcagacggatggacagactgagaggatgaTTCGGTcattagaagatttgttgcgtgcttgtgtactggaaaaaggaggtgcttgggatagttatctgcctttgattgagtttacctacaacaacagttttcattcgagtattggtatagCTCCGTTTGAGGCCTTGTATGGTAGAAGATGTAGgacaccgttgtgttggtacgaatctggtgagagtgctatgatcgggccagaaattgtacaacagactacggaaaagattaagatgattcaagagaagatgaaggcttctcagagtcgacaaaagagttatcatgataaaaggaggaaaacacttgagttttaAGAGGGAGACCATATGTTTATgagggttactcctatgacaggtattggccgggcgttgaagtcaaagaagttgacaccACGTTTCATCGGtccgttccaaatttctgaaataGTAGGGGAGGTGGCCTATCGTATTGCTTTGccaccgatgcttgcaaacttgcatgatgtatttcatttGTTATCCAAAATACATGTCTTAGATAAGTGACCTGATTGAATGATGATCAACCTATTGATTACTTCTTGGTTTAGTTTATTTCTGATCCAAGAAAGTAGGAGTGCAAATTCTGAGCTTTAGCATCCAGTAGAGATTTGCTATCCCAGCCAAGGCCCTTACATATGGAGGTAAGGCTCGGATGTCAAGGACATTCTCTCTGCCATCTGGAAGATTAAAGTAGCCAGTTGTGTGATCTTGTCCAAGTGGAACAAGTTTTTTATATGTTTGAACAGAGAAAATATGGTGTGGACGTGCACTACCCACAAGTTGTACTACTATTAATGAAGGATAATGTATTATCCTCAAGGTGCTCCTAGTAGTTGGTGAAAGAGAATCCCTTATCTGGAGTTGGAGGTTTTTGAAGAAATATTAGATATAATGTCTTGACATCATTGTATTGAGAATGTGTTTTTTTCAATATGTGTGACTAGTGTGTCTCTCAAAATAGGATGGAGGTTGATACCACCTAGTTCCTCTTATAATTACTGTTGTTTGAACCTGTGTTGAGATAATTAATAGTGTTACCTCAAGTCTTCTCTAACTTGAGTAATATTTATCATTACAAGGGTTGTACTCTTAATTCGAGAAATATTTTATCCCTTGAGTTTGGGCCATTCTTATGAAGGTTCTGTAATTTTTGCTCCATGTTGCATTTGTATAGATTGAATCTTGTATTCGTTAATGATATTCATATTATGCTCATTTCAGATAATGACATATTTTTGGTTTCTCAATTGTGTTGTTTGCATTATATTTTCAAGAAATTACTTGCAAATAGAAACTGCATTTGAGTATTTCTATTTAGGTTCACTAAAGTTATCCTACTCCTGGCTCCCGATTGAGTTGTATATTTTCTCTTTAATCTTGTTATTATTTCTGTAACCAACATTCTTAGTGACGGTTGTGTATCTTAGCTTTAGTTAGATTAGTTATAGATGTAGCTTATTTTGTTCAACACCATATATATTTGTTGAATTCCTATAGAGAAATTACTCTTAGCCTAGTTACTTATAACCAAGAGAAAGACCCGCATACCTCTGCATCTGAATtattgttattgtattaaatttattttaagagTTATAGCTTGTTTGATTTAGTTTTTGGTGTTTTTCAAAATTACTTTCTGATGTTGCTTTTCCATAAATGTTCTTCTAATGCATGCAATAAAAAAATAGAAGTTAATATAAAGATGTATACATATTGTATTTCTGACATATAAGTATCATACTTACGTTTTAATTTTATAGCTTTCAAATCCATAAATATTAAGGACTCCTATTAGGCTTACAACATTAGAATCTTGACCAATTTAACTGTTAATCTTATTCACAATCACACCAAATTAAAAGAATGCATACAGAATATGTCACTCCTCGTATCAAAACTTCAAGAAAAATGATAGTTTTATTTTACACAAATTTCGACACGGGAACAATATTCACTTTCATTCTTTATTACATAGTTAGTGCAGttaaaaaatatgattaattatCAATCAAGAAATCTGGAGTACATAGTTATTTGACTCAACTATAAAGTTTTATATCTATTAATTTTACATTATAATCTCTTTTGATGTAGGAGGATTGtgcgtatcaaagaagaaatcgAACGTTggaaagcattttaatatttaagcaattttagttttaatatttaagcaatttctattttatttgttttatttaattttgttttggattaaaagcccataaggcccaatagggtttatttgttttatgtatttAAAGACATTTGGCATAGCCATAAGGATTATCTCTTTTGTtataatagaatccaaagttttctttattcctggtggactccagaccttatctatagggtttgcgcttgcaaccctgttttcattcaaggtttagcgcttgctattcctttggacggcttccgactgcgtcagttggcatcagagcaggttttCTCCTGTTCTTTTCATAGCGTGACAACTATGGCGGATCAACCGGTGACCAAAGCAGATCTTGAGGGAATTACCACGGCTTTTACCGCGGCTCTAACTGCTTTGACTGAACAGATAGCGAATTTAGAAAATCAGGcgaacaacgccaacaacaatGGGAATCGGCGAAGAGACAGGAGAGAGGAACCAATTATGGTTCTGCGGGGTGGAAACTTTATCGAAGATTCGAGTTCTGATGAGGAAGAAACTTACGATGAAGAGGTTAATCGTGGGAATCTACAGAACAACCATGCCTATCGAGTGAAGGCTGATATTCTATTGTTCTACGGAACTATGGGAGTGGAGGAGTTTCTTGATTGGCAGATCGACGTCGATAGTTTCTTCGACGTTATGGGTGTCCCTGAGAACAAGCAAGTCAAGATGGTTGCGATCAGGCTTAAAAGTACTGCAGCTGTCTGGTGGGATAACCTTGTTGTTCAAAGGCAGAGGCAAAGAAAGGGGCCAGTTAGAACTTGGCGaagaatgaaacaattgatgCTGGAGCGGTTTTTACCGGAAGATTATGAACAGATTCTTTATAAGATGTACATTGAGTGTGTTCAGGGCAAGAGAACCGTGACTGAATACACAGCTGAGTTCTTGCGGTTTTCTGAGCGCAATGAATTGGGAGAATCAGAGAGTCAGAAAGTGGCTCGATACATCAGTGGCCTAAAGGGATCCTTGCAGGAGAAGATGGGTTTACAGACTGTATGGACCGTAGCTGAAGCATGCAGTTTGGCTTTGAAGGCAGAATTGATGGAGAAATCCCCTCGAAATTTCTCGTCTATTGAAAGGTACTCACCCCAAAGTAACTGTGAATCAGCAGGTgacaaggaaaagaatgcaacatCCCGAGATTCCAACCTTGGGAATAAGGGGGCTAGCAGCTCTAGCAGTGTGCAGCAGGGTAAAGCACCAATTCAGAGGCCGAATAATCCATATGCTAGACCCGCTATAGACACATGTTATCATTGTAACGGAAGAGGCCACAAATCGAATGTTTGTCCAACAAGGAGAGTCGCTACTGTTGTGGAAGAAAGGGAGGAAGATGAAGAAAGAGAAGATTCTACCGTTAAGAACGATGAGTATGCCGATGTTGAGTTTGCGGTGGAAGAATCTGATGAGAGGGTAAATTTTGTGTTGCAGCGAATGTTACTAGCATCCAAAGACGAAGGGCAGCGCAAGAATTTGTTCAAGACACATTGTTCTATCAAGAACAAAGTGTGTAATCTAATTGTGGATAGTGGCAGCATGGAGAATCTGGTGTCAAAAAAATTGGTAGATTATttgaagttgtccacaaaaccacaTGAGAAGCCATACAACCTTGGTTGGGTAAGTAAgggtgtaacagcccgaattttattatttggctaattaaattagataaggatttatttacttaatttggacgaagtttgataattaattggatcgtcggtgttattgagaaacgtgttcggattattaagtgaagttggaatttattcggttaatcgaataattaataaagtggatatgtagagaaataatattagaaataatattagaaataatattataattgaattttatttatttaagataaagtcggatttaattggattattcggaaaataatattaagggtaataatattatttgttgtagcataattatttattgaaCTACTCTATTTTATTGAATTGGGCCTATTTAGTTAGAAGTGGAAttatgtgggttaagcccaatatgaataatatagtaagggtttagAGAGAGTTAGAGACAccataacatttatttatttcaagagaagaggaagaggagaaaggaggctaagagaggagaagagcaaaaactagagtttggaggagaaatcaaagaggtaagggggagaatccttattattatgggttagtatgattgggtcaatgggtagattaacatgatttagggattttgttcttcaatttttaaGTTTTTGGAATGTTAGGTTTTGTTGAGAATTCATAAAATTGATGTTAGAAACATATTTTGATGTTAGTAATGGGTAAATTAGTAAAATTGGGAGAGGATTCAAAATCACCTATTAACGTATATATACTGTAGCTTATATTTATGATGAGAAGCACTTAAGAATTAAATAGAGAAACACAAAGTAGCAGGTATATAGCATTCTGTTCATTGGAGTGGGTAGTGTACCGTCCTACAGTTTACTGATAGAATCACATttccatacattcataaaaaattgatatatatatatataaatatgtgaATCCATTTTCATattatgtatatttatatatatactgTAGCGTGTAAACCAATGGAGCTATACCAATTGATAGAATGATGCTCTGTATATGATAATTATAATTGTGACACTACTTCAATTTTCTAACACATATATATTGCATTTCCTGTAAAGATACTTGGAGTAAAACACTACGTTTCATTTCACTAGTACAACAtgtttcataataataataataatattttaggtATTTTACAATTAGAGATAAACAATTAGATTAACGATTTAGTTTTAATTCTGATATAATTGTTAATAGAGTCGTTAGAGTTGTAAATAGAGTTGTTAGCGTTGCCAATAAAATTGTCGGAGTTGTTTCGAGTTATTACGAGtcatattttaattgtttcgcGTAATTCTggcatgtttagagttgtcagtttaGGATGTCAGTGTTTACATTCTCGTttaaactttaacaattcatatcttttgaaccgtaactccgtttgagtgtctgttcgaagcgttagaaagctagcgcgatattcttttcaataaaaaatggtcttgagcaatagaatgatataaattggaaatggagtagaaatagaagtgaattaaattaatatagtgtgattattaagtggttaattaaattaatagttgaattaattttaataagactatttatttggaatatacttggacttggataaattattcggttatcggtaaattacggtattttgggaatttttccgtaattgtgttttggcttgaatatgtttatgttgtgaataaatatatgtatatgccatgatgttgtgctaatattgattctctatgagtagttggatagcattaattctaataattaattgtttgatgtggaaagtgtgtgttcatgtataattgacaaaaatgagaattaacatgagatagtatggttactagtgttaattggattgtgtgaatcataattgattaattgacctctcatatgtgaatgatgtgtgtgtgtgttgtgaatgttgtgtacaattggtggataattcatagagttgaattattgtgatatgcggaaagttaagatggtagagatgatcttaattgcatat
Encoded proteins:
- the LOC131659322 gene encoding uncharacterized protein LOC131659322 — its product is MADQPVTKADLEGITTAFTAALTALTEQIANLENQANNANNNGNRRRDRREEPIMVLRGGNFIEDSSSDEEETYDEEVNRGNLQNNHAYRVKADILLFYGTMGVEEFLDWQIDVDSFFDVMGVPENKQVKMVAIRLKSTAAVWWDNLVVQRQRQRKGPVRTWRRMKQLMLERFLPEDYEQILYKMYIECVQGKRTVTEYTAEFLRFSERNELGESESQKVARYISGLKGSLQEKMGLQTVWTVAEACSLALKAELMEKSPRNFSSIERYSPQSNCESAGDKEKNATSRDSNLGNKGASSSSSVQQGKAPIQRPNNPYARPAIDTCYHCNGRGHKSNVCPTRRVATVVEEREEDEEREDSTVKNDEYADVEFAVEESDERVNFVLQRMLLASKDEGQRKNLFKTHCSIKNKVCNLIVDSGSMENLVSKKLVDYLKLSTKPHEKPYNLGWSR